One segment of Drosophila ananassae strain 14024-0371.13 chromosome 3R, ASM1763931v2, whole genome shotgun sequence DNA contains the following:
- the LOC6498667 gene encoding dedicator of cytokinesis protein 9 isoform X1: MERKFTRGLNKLGSAVQMRENVSQLVRESAVLMNCSSRSQRSVSIVNKPLVVEPIDFEAFIAKNKTVIQNDPQRELLIYPADDVSEIIMPRKQRSNAKTVADRFEPPNEAIVCPLHGPPIIGNGNGNGHSQVSRQGSIQSNGSLHIGNGSAANGNGISSSQSSLTNSNGHGQLSRKSSQCSNGSVSHKDSSYESALSSMTIRSHLAQPEEVDEFADADGHGEDLVDGGHTHDSRAECTRFTRQALYTYRAKNHLIHYKYNAYGGNCHDLPSVSPPEELLEEVYEIDADQDRIDEQMTRSQADTITKQGYLLKGPDSASDRMFANIGNKSFKRRYCYLRQEIDGTYILELHKDEKQGEAKATIVMDFCTEVVQNPKRGRFCFELRMTAGHKSFTLAAENEQDFKDWLSKLSSVLAQNRAQEEKRNASLERQPSANSNPSPQLQPPAAEPIIFGTLKGLDQSLHPQLMKYGRETDHSIALARKEQRRRLFACYQSPAKSSGSDSVEQYREHFGTRLLLTCHNLRFRLQCVPQDEGSSLSSEQQVEPYITSLSLFDAKANRKLSENFYFNVNEQWAAQMLPNSPVPASVAGCGVPRKSAEGDERSSACQAPHSLFDGVSAELLRANRHQFQQLRQCLLSVTAPHADIYLVVRIEKLLQCGIAQAAEPYLKAGKDPKLGQKVYKAAKSCAQHIGHYRQPFAWAARPLFKQYSHELDVDPHREFEFSPIYRQELPKLKDEELLKLLVDYRKPEKLSKLTIIPGSLKMQMQFLDQITPCGLTKSLAPLSTFSPNSKHPPTIELAEFQSQSEREAHPYTSFCNHLYVYPLSLQFDSQKLFSRARNITVVVELRDGDGEYSKPLKCIYGRPGQDLLVSQIACPVLHHNVTPTWYEEIKLRLPLGLFPEHHLLFSFYHVSCNLSKKRDAHAAFETPIGYAWLPLLQKNRICLEEQQLPVAATLPVGYLSIQPLGWGKGQNCGPDIQWIDNQRNLYTVALRLDSTVLTADQHLHNFFAHCERLLEGGKTGAVPAETETCKILKAAHAIDMKSLINYLPTLLNELFTLLVHTQSEEIGLNVIRLLTNIIHLISDQAKRADLLAAYVKFVFHAPYYSQQTARQRTVHGELCRHLPYLLNPSNPDFLIVNKFMRYSSIFFDLIVKSMAQHLLATGRIRMLRNERFPKDYADRVEQLIKVLMSYITTRYEDLAEETNILNRSLAHFVRQCLTYMDRGFVFRLIRCYMGEFAPGNPRILHEYKFNFLQEICQHEHYVPLNLPFVLNPKNRPPEMIQHFTLSEQFCRQHFISGLLLQELKSSLNEVSPVRRHALGIFKDLLAKHELDNRYQQKGQLSRIALLYIPWLGVVMDNIHRIDDLSESGACTPNGHVYADSASYTKRLSCSSSYVFSKDSSTFGSLTSTPRSKNRLTLHCDQPSPYRTSVHMKEHNYLAAIAGQPISNGISNLSLNSNTDSGHSQDTTTIGNYTNGDADVALRNGHNRSVSVTHAQILARCDKFSSAESKDLLLGFLFIIKHLSQDQMVGWWQNCNESETLQFLSILDLCLLQFRYVGKKNVVFTQDSKSGRSAKANTLPARTQPPMGLENGSQESQQPNSGTLNQTREHLLEDMDTLARSQLALYESNLATEVGMIILDCLGMYVLQFRQLLADSLILPKLARIYLRFLQLGQSERLSKHVFAALRAFINNYAVALFKGNAMLCGQMVYELLKACDSRLVEIRHESCAVLYLLMRSNFEFSGRKALTRVHLQVIISVSQMIGNVIGLNNARFQESLSIINSYANSDKAMKGTGFPMEVKDLTRRVRTVLMATAQMQAHHMDPERLLELQHSLANSYASTPELRHTWLVTMARNHEQNGNLSEAACCHLHIAALMCEYLRLKGGCSLSWSSTAFGKISRNIPLDEQGLKLDAGAQDSQYTEQMLLEQLKQCADFLDRAERFECLGELYKLILPMYERDRSFVELAHCYEHLTQAYNKIVEVNRSGKRMLGRFYRVVFYGMMYFEEDHAIEYVYKEPKLTSLSEISERLAKQYKEKFGADVVKMIMDSSPVKVDELDAKLAYIQVTHVIPFFSKDELDQRLNEFEQNHDVDTFMYETPFTKSGAARGSVEEQWKRKTVIKTQYSFPYVLKRIPVKSREIIELSPIEVAIDEMQSKVSELEEIILPPADVKKLQLRLQGSVAVTVNAGPLAYAHAFLDAKVVNNFSMDRVGDLKDVFRDFIVVCQKALFLNERIISADQKEYHHVLKENYEKLCQALSELLEDESFQPLGDDADSINQRNSMALFNAISGASHNSRPYFVDQNASNHSHHHHNFSSHINTQNSSTPQHHP, encoded by the exons AACAAGCCGCTGGTGGTGGAGCCGATCGACTTCGAAGCCTTTatagccaaaaataaaactgttATACAGAATGATCCGCAGAGGGAGCTGCTCATCTATCCGGCTGATGATGTTTCG gaaatCATCATGCCCCGGAAACAGCGCTCCAATGCCAAAACGGTGGCCGACAGATTCGAGCCTCCCAACGAGGCGATCGTGTGTCCCCTCCATGGTCCTCCCATaattggaaatggaaatggcaaTGGCCACAGTCAGGTGAGCCGGCAGGGCAGCATTCAGTCCAACGGAAGTCTCCACATCGGGAATGGCTCTGCCGCCAATGGCAATGGGATCAGCAGCAGCCAAAGCAGTCTCACCAACTCGAATGGCCATGGCCAGTTGTCGCGGAAGAGCTCCCAGTGCTCGAATGGATCGGTTAGTCACAAGGACTCCTCCTACGAATCGGCTCTATCCTCGATGACCATTCGCTCCCACCTGGCCCAGCCGGAGGAGGTGGATGAGTTTGCGGATGCCGATGGACATGGCGAGGACTTGGTGGATGGTGGACACACTCACGACTCCAGGGCTGAGTGCACCAGGTTCACGCGACAGGCCTTGTACACTTACAGGGCCAAGAACCACTTGATTCATTACAAATACAATGCCTATGGTGGTAATTGCCATGACCTGCCCAG CGTCTCTCCCCCGGAGGAACTTCTGGAGGAGGTCTACGAAATCGATGCCGATCAGGATcgcattgatgagcaaatgaCCCGCTCGCAGGCTGACACCATTACCAAACAGGGCTACCTTTTGAAGGGACCCGACTCCGCTTCAGATCGCATGTTTGCCAATATTGGCAACAAGTCCTTTAAAAGGCGATATTGCTACTTGCGTCAGGAGATCGACGGGACGTATATCTTGGAGCTCCACAAGGACGAGAAACAGGGCGAGGCCAAGGCCACCATAGTGATGGATTTTTGTACAGAAGTGGTGCAG AACCCCAAACGCGGCCGCTTCTGCTTTGAACTCCGCATGACAGCTGGCCATAAATCCTTCACCCTGGCTGCCGAAAACGAGCAGGACTTCAAGGACTGGCTCAGCAAGCTGTCCTCAGTACTGGCCCAGAATCGGGCTCAGGAGGAGAAGCGTAATGCCTCCCTGGAGCGTCAGCCGTCGGCCAACTCCAACCCCAGCCCGCAGTTGCAGCCGCCAGCAGCCGAGCCCATTATCTTTGGCACTTTAAAGGGCCTGGATCAGTCGCTGCATCCCCAGCTGATGAAATATGGCCGTGAGACGGATCACTCCATAGCTCTGGCCAGGAAGGAGCAGCGTCGCCGGCTGTTCGCCTGCTACCAATCCCCAGCCAAGTCCAGTGGCAGTGACTCTGTGGAGCAGTATCGCGAGCACTTTGGCACTAGATTGCTGCTGACCTGCCATAACCTGCGCTTCCGGCTGCAGTGTGTTCCCCAGGACGAGGGCTCCTCCTTGTCCAGCGAACAGCAAGTGGAGCCCTATATCACCAGCCTGTCCCTGTTCGACGCCAAGGCGAATCGCAAGCTCAGCGAGAACTTCTACTTCAATGTCAACGAGCAGTGGGCGGCGCAGATGCTACCAAATAGCCCAGTTCCTGCCTCGGTGGCTGGATGTGGAGTTCCTAGAAAATCCGCAGAGGGGGATGAGCGCAGCTCCGCCTGCCAGGCACCACACTCCCTCTTCGATGGAGTCTCCGCCGAGTTGCTCCGCGCGAATCGCCATCAGTTCCAGCAACTGAGGCAGTGCCTGCTCTCGGTAACAGCTCCCCATGCGGACATATATCTGGTGGTCAGGATCGAAAAGCTACTGCAGTGTGGAATAGCACAGGCAGCGGAGCCCTACCTGAAGGCCGGCAAGGATCCCAAGCTGGGCCAGAAGGTCTACAAGGCGGCCAAGAGCTGTGCCCAGCACATTGGACACTACCGACAGCCCTTTGCCTGGGCCGCCCGTCCCCTGTTCAAGCAGTATAGCCACGAATTGGACGTGGATCCCCACAGGGAGTTCGAATTTAGTCCCATTTACAGACAGGAACTGCCCAAACTGAAGGACGAAGAGCTCCTAAAGCTCCTGGTGGACTATCGCAAGCCGGAGAAACTAAGCAAGCTCACCATCATCCCGGGCAGCCTGAAGATGCAGATGCAGTTCCTGGACCAGATCACTCCGTGTGGCTTAACCAAGTCCCTGGCTCCGCTGTCCACGTTTAGTCCAAACTCCAAGCATCCGCCGACGATCGAGTTGGCTGAGTTCCAGAGCCAGAGCGAACGGGAAGCACATCCCTACACCAGTTTCTGCAATCACCTGTATGTGTATCCTTTGAGTTTGCAATTCGATAGCCAGAAACTGTTCTCGAGGGCCAGAAACATCACCGTGGTGGTGGAGCTCCGGGATGGGGATGGAGAGTACAGCAAGCCATTGAAG TGCATCTATGGACGTCCTGGTCAGGATTTGCTCGTCTCCCAAATAGCCTGTCCGGTCCTGCATCACAATGTCACGCCCACTTGGTACGAGGAGATCAAGCTGCGTCTTCCCCTGGGCCTGTTTCCAGAGCACCATCTGCTCTTCTCCTTCTACCATGTGTCCTGTAATCTCAGCAAGAAACGGGACGCACATGCCGCCTTTGAGACACCAATTGGGTATGCCtggctgccgctgctgcagAAGAATAGGATCTGCCTGGAGGAGCAACAGCTGCCGGTGGCTGCCACCCTGCCAGTGGGCTACCTTTCGATCCAGCCCCTCGGATGGGGCAAGGGG CAGAATTGCGGTCCGGATATCCAATGGATTGACAATCAGAGGAATCTCTACACGGTGGCGCTGCGCTTGGATTCCACGGTTCTGACGGCGGATCAGCATCTGCACAACTTCTTCGCCCACTGCGAGAGGCTACTGGAGGGTGGGAAGACTGGAGCTGTGCCGGCGGAGACGGAAACCTGCAAGATCCTCAAGGCGGCCCACGCCATTGACATGAAGTCCTTGATAAACTATTTGCCCACTCTGCTGAACGAGTTGTTCACTCTGCTGGTCCATACGCAGTCGGAGGAAATAGGGTTGAATGTCATCAGGCTACTGACGAATATCATTCACCTGATCAGTGACCAGGCCAAGAGAGCCGACCTCCTGGCCGCGTACGTCAAGTTTGTATTCCACGCCCCCTACTACAGTCAGCAAACGGCCAGGCAGAGGACCGTTCATGGAGAGCTTTGCAGGCACCTGCCGTACCTCTTGAATCCCAGCAATCCCGACTTCCTGATAGTCAACAAGTTCATGCGATACTCCTCCATATTCTTCGATTTGATTGTGAAGAGCATGGCCCAGCACTTGCTGGCCACCGGCCGGATTCGAATGCTGCGAAACGAACGCTTTCCCAAGGACTATGCCGACCGAGTGGAGCAACTGATCAAGGTCCTGATGTCCTATATCACCACGCGCTACGAGGATCTGGCGGAGGAGACCAACATCCTCAACCGCTCCCTGGCGCACTTTGTTCGTCAGTGTCTGACTTACATGGACAGGGGATTCGTCTTCCGGCTGATACGCTGCTACATGGGAGAGTTCGCGCCGGGAAACCCCAGGATTCTCCACGAATACAAGTTCAACTTCCTGCAGGAGATATGCCAGCACGAACACTATGTTCCCTTGAATCTGCCATTTGTCCTAAATCCGAAGAACCGGCCCCCGGAGATGATACAACACTTTACGTTGTCGGAGCAGTTTTGTCGCCAGCACTTCATCTCGGGCCTGCTGCTCCAGGAGCTGAAGAGTAGCCTCAACGAAGTCAGTCCAGTGAGGCGTCATGCCTTGGGCATCTTCAAGGATCTGCTGGCCAAGCACGAACTGGACAACAGGTACCAGCAAAAGGGCCAGCTCTCCAGGATTGCCCTGCTCTACATTCCCTGGCTGGGAGTGGTGATGGATAACATCCATCGCATCGATGACTTGTCCGAGTCGGGCGCCTGCACTCCCAATGGCCATGTCTATGCGGATTCTGCGTCGTATACCAAGAGACTGAGCTGCTCCAGCAGCTATGTGTTCAGCAAGGATTCCTCCACGTTCGGTTCCCTGACCTCCACGCCGAGGTCCAAGAACCGCCTAACACTGCACTGTGATCAGCCGAGTCCCTACCGCACTTCGGTGCACATGAAGGAGCACAACTACCTGGCGGCCATCGCCGGACAGCCGATCAGTAATGGCATCTCCAATCTGTCCCTCAACTCCAACACGGACTCGGGG CACTCGCAGGACACCACCACCATTGGCAACTACACCAATGGGGATGCGGATGTGGCCCTGCGGAACGGACACAATCGCTCGGTTAGCGTCACCCACGCCCAAATCCTGGCCCGCTGCGACAAATTCAGCTCGGCGGAGAGCAAGGATCTCCTGCTGGGCTTCCTCTTCATCATCAAGCACCTCTCCCAGGATCAGATGGTCGGGTGGTGGCAGAACTGCAATGAGTCAGAGACCCTGCAGTTTCTCTCCATTCTGGACCTGTGTCTCTTACAATTCCGGTACGTGGGCAAGAAGAATGTGGTTTTCACGCAGGACTCCAAGTCGGGACGCTCCGCCAAGGCCAATACTCTTCCGGCAAGGACCCAGCCGCCCATGGGGCTGGAAAACGGCAGCCAGGAGAGTCAGCAACCGAACAGTGGAACCCTGAACCAGACTCGGGAGCATCTGCTGGAGGACATGGACACTCTGGCCCGGAGTCAGCTGGCTCTCTACGAATCGAATTTGGCCACTGAGGTGGGCATGATCATACTGGACTGCCTGGGCATGTATGTCCTTCAATTCAGGCAGCTCCTGGCCGACAGTCTGATCCTGCCAAAGCTGGCACGGATTTATCTGAGATTCCTGCAGTTGGGCCAGTCGGAGAGGCTCTCCAAGCACGTTTTTGCCGCTCTGCGGGCTTTCATCAACAACTACGCCGTGGCCCTGTTCAAGGGCAATGCCATGTTGTGTGGCCAGATGGTCTACGAACTCCTCAAAGCCTGCGACAGCCGTCTGGTGGAGATCCGCCACGAGTCCTGCGCCGTTTTGTATCTCCTCATGCGCAGCAACTTTGAGTTCAGTGGCCGCAAGGCTCTGACACGAGTTCACCTTCAGGTGATCATCTCGGTGTCCCAGATGATTGGCAATGTAATTGGCCTGAACAATGCCCGCTTCCAGGAGAGCTTGTCCATCATCAATAGCTATGCCAACAGCGACAAGGCGATGAAGGGCACTGGTTTCCCGATGGAGGTGAAGGATCTTACCCGAAGAGTGCGTACTGTGCTGATGGCCACGGCCCAGATGCAGGCCCACCACATGGACCCAGAAAGATTGCTGGAGCTGCAGCACTCGCTGGCCAACTCCTATGCCTCCACGCCGGAGTTGCGACACACCTGGCTGGTGACCATGGCCAGGAATCACGAACAGAACGGAAATCTGTCGGAGGCCGCCTGCTGCCATCTCCACATAGCTGCCCTGATGTGCGAGTATCTGCGATTGAAAGGCGGCTGCAGCCTCAGTTGGTCCTCCACAGCCTTTGGGAAAATCTCCCGCAATATTCCGCTGGACGAGCAAGGCCTCAAGTTGGATGCCGGTGCTCAGGACTCCCAGTACACGGAACAGATGCTTCTGGAGCAGCTGAAGCAATGTGCCGATTTCCTGGACCGTGCCGAACGATTCGAGTGCTTGGGAGAGCTCTATAAGCTGATACTGCCCATGTACGAGAGGGATCGCAGCTTCGTGGAGTTGGCCCACTGCTATGAGCATCTCACCCAGGCCTACAACAAAATCGTCGAGGTTAATCGTTCTGGCAAAAGGATGCTGGGCCGTTTCTACAGAGTGGTCTTCTACGGAATG ATGTACTTTGAGGAAGATCATGCCATCGAGTATGTCTACAAGGAGCCCAAGCTGACATCCCTCAGCGAAATATCCGAGCGTTTGGCGAAACAATACAAGGAGAAATTCGGAGCCGATGTGGTGAAGATGATAATGGATTCATCGCCG GTGAAAGTGGATGAACTCGATGCCAAACTGGCCTACATACAGGTCACCCATGTCATTCCCTTCTTCTCCAAGGACGAACTCGATCAGCGACTCAACGAATTCGAACAGAATCATGATGTGGACACGTTTATGTATGAAACCCCGTTCACCAAATCGGGAGCAGCCCGTGGCAGTGTGGAGGAGCAATGGAAACGTAAAACAGTCATCAAGA CTCAATATTCTTTCCCTTATGTTCTCAAACGAATACCCGTTAAATCCCGCGAAATCATCGAACTGAGTCCCATCGAAGTGGCCATCGATGAGATGCAATCCAAGGTTTCAGAGCTGGAGGAGATAATTCTGCCGCCAGCCGACGTGAAGAAGTTGCAGCTCCGGTTGCAAGGAAGTGTGGCTGTGACCGTAAATGCAGGTCCTTTGGCCTACGCCCATGCCTTTCTGGATGCCAAGGTGGTTAATAACTTTTCCATGGATCGCGTTGGGGACTTAAAGGATGTGTTCCG TGATTTCATTGTGGTCTGCCAAAAGGCCCTGTTTCTAAACGAGCGGATAATCAGCGCAGACCAAAAGGAGTATCACCACGTCCTGAAGGAGAACTACGAGAAGCTGTGCCAGGCTCTCAGTGAGTTGCTCGAGGACGAGTCCTTCCAGCCGCTTGGCGATGATGCCGACAGCATAAACCAGCGCAACAGCATGGCTTTGTTCAATGCGATCAGTGGCGCCTCCCATAACTCAA GACCGTATTTTGTTGATCAAAATGCCAGCAACCActcccaccaccaccataACTTCAGCTCCCACATAAACACACAGAACTCCTCGACACCACAACACCATCCATAA